A window from Streptomyces sp. NBC_00335 encodes these proteins:
- a CDS encoding glycosyltransferase family 4 protein, with protein sequence MRISFLLHNAYGIGGTIRSTFNLAATLAEHHDVEIVSVLRHRDVPTMSAPANVRLTPLVDLRAGSPDYDGDDPHHALPARVFPRADGRHKQYSRLTDERIGRYLSALDAHVIVGTRPGLNVHIARQAHSAAVRVGQEHLTLSGHGLRLRHEIRHRYQLLDAVTTVTESDAHAYRRLGLPSTRVEAIPNSVPAASAEPADGTGKVVVAAGRLTPAKRYDLLVRAFARVVARHPDWQLRIFGSGDATGNERESLAALIGELGLSRNAHLMGNVDPLEPEWAKGSIAVSTSDQESFGMTIVEAMRCGLPVVSTDCPVGPREIIEDGVDGRLVRPGDADGIAAALLALADDAELRRRMGEAALANSARFDPARIAERHLDLYRDLLRRGPGRRSLGPARETAHRVRIGAVDTAHALRSTARGVLARYRAA encoded by the coding sequence CGGCATCGGAGGCACGATCAGGTCGACGTTCAACCTCGCCGCCACCCTCGCGGAACACCACGACGTGGAGATCGTCTCGGTGCTCCGCCACCGCGACGTGCCGACCATGAGCGCACCCGCGAACGTCCGCCTCACACCCCTGGTCGACCTGCGCGCCGGATCTCCGGACTACGACGGTGACGACCCGCACCACGCCCTGCCGGCCAGGGTCTTCCCCCGTGCGGACGGCCGGCACAAGCAGTACAGCCGCCTCACCGACGAACGGATCGGACGGTACCTGTCGGCCCTGGACGCCCACGTGATCGTCGGGACCAGGCCGGGGCTGAACGTGCACATCGCCCGGCAGGCCCACTCCGCCGCCGTCAGGGTGGGGCAGGAGCACCTCACCCTCTCGGGCCACGGCTTGCGCCTGCGCCACGAGATACGCCACCGCTACCAACTGCTGGACGCCGTCACCACCGTGACCGAGTCCGACGCGCACGCCTACCGGCGGCTCGGCCTTCCCTCGACGAGGGTGGAGGCGATTCCGAACAGCGTGCCGGCCGCCTCCGCGGAACCGGCCGACGGCACCGGCAAGGTCGTCGTGGCGGCGGGCCGGCTCACTCCGGCGAAGCGGTACGACCTGCTCGTCCGGGCCTTCGCCCGGGTCGTCGCCCGCCATCCGGACTGGCAGCTGCGCATCTTCGGCAGCGGCGACGCCACCGGCAACGAGAGGGAGAGCCTGGCCGCCCTCATCGGCGAACTCGGACTGAGCCGCAACGCCCATCTCATGGGCAACGTCGACCCGCTGGAGCCCGAGTGGGCCAAGGGATCCATCGCCGTGTCCACGTCCGACCAGGAGTCGTTCGGCATGACCATCGTCGAGGCGATGCGCTGCGGCCTCCCCGTCGTCTCCACGGACTGCCCCGTGGGACCGCGCGAGATCATCGAGGACGGGGTCGACGGACGCCTCGTCCGCCCCGGCGACGCGGACGGCATCGCCGCCGCGCTGCTCGCACTGGCGGACGATGCCGAGCTGCGGCGGCGCATGGGCGAAGCCGCCCTGGCGAACTCGGCCCGCTTCGACCCCGCCCGCATCGCGGAACGCCATCTGGACCTCTACCGGGACCTGCTGCGGCGCGGCCCCGGACGACGCTCGCTCGGTCCCGCGCGGGAAACCGCGCACCGCGTACGCATCGGCGCGGTCGACACGGCCCACGCCCTGCGTTCCACCGCCCGCGGGGTGCTGGCGAGGTACCGCGCCGCCTGA